One Betta splendens chromosome 16, fBetSpl5.4, whole genome shotgun sequence genomic window carries:
- the LOC114843166 gene encoding histidine N-acetyltransferase-like, with product MSAAGEAQSLEFSLAQEQDFQQVLNICTSLDFGGLDYMPVYFHRWLQEPGRVTFIARKNNRVVALESALLIDGGQTAVFQGLRVVPDLRGHGIADALQKHVTDYIHQHYPQVSAVRLSRAVQPSPQTLAKYRLVAKEAVVSLRCEAVHLQAFVAELGSRLHGHDTVTLSQQQAETLILSDHVVFSLLPSKTIINDWEPLKPMEANMEVLRRRRLTWIVDRELEPSAISLCTTPYPVPYRHDALHFNINIFSHSVSSACAVFVAQLESLLPRLQGLLIFHTFVHPEVWSGLRQFCQNNAGVSFFKDYWEEVILERDL from the exons atgtctgcagcaggagaagcccAAAGTCTGGAGTTCAGCCTGGCGCAGGAGCAGGACTTCCAGCAG GTCCTGAACATCTGCACCAGCCTGGACTTTGGTGGCTTAGACTACATGCCGGTTTACTTCCaccgctggctgcaggagcctggACGCGTTACTTTCATAGCTCGGAAGAACAACAGAGTG GTGGCGCTGGAGTCTGCTCTGCTCATAGATGGGGGTCAGACAGCTGTATTTCAGGGTCTCAGGGTGGTCCCGGACTTAAGAGGTCACGGCATCGCTGACGCCCTCCAGAAGCACGTCACAGACTACATCCACCAGCATTACCCACAAGTCTCTGCTGTGAGGCTGAGCCGAGCAGTTCAGCCGTCACCTCAGACACTGGCCAAGTACAGACTCGTGGCTAAGGAG gccgTCGTGTCTCTGCGCTGTGAGGCCGTACACCTCCAAGCGTTTGTTGCTGAACTTGGCTCCAGGCTCCACGGCCACGACACGGTGACTCTGAGCCAGCAGCAGGCCGAGACGCTGATCCTGAGCGACCACGTGGTTTTCAGCCTGCTGCCCAGTAAAACCATCATCAACGACTGGGAGCCTCTGAAGCCCATGGAGGCCAACATGGAGGtgctgcggcgccggcgctTGACGTGGATAGTGGACCGTGAGCTGGAGCCGTCAGCCATCAGCCTGTGCACCACGCCGTACCCTGTCCCCTACCGCCACGATGCCCTGCACTTCAACATCAACATCTTCAGCCACAGCGTTTCCTCggcctgtgctgtgtttgtggctcaGCTTGAGTCGCTGCTGCCCAGACTCCAAGGTCTGCTGATCTTCCACACCTTTGTGCACCCTGAGGTCTGGTCTGGGCTGCGGCAGTTCTGTCAGAACAATGCCGGCGTCTCTTTCTTCAAGGACTACTGGGAGGAGGTTATCCTGGAGAGGGACCTCTGA
- the LOC114842794 gene encoding zinc transporter ZIP1-like isoform X1, protein MAVGVRVSSSALLSPGVEGLVLQVNPADVPALEIKLGALVVLLTSSLLFGFTPLCITQGTGRCNLNPDLRHRLLGLISCFAGGVFLATCLLDLLPDYLQGINEAFSSAGITLQFPLPEFIVSMGFFLVLVLEQVILAFKDQSYSHLEERRALLVESSIQAASRTGRHLHHHSPEPDGGHNYVDFSSQSALRAFILVFSLALHSVFEGLAIGLQEEGRDVLEICLALMIHKSIISFSLSFRLCQGRLRRSAVAGCLLLFAVMSPLGISLGIGLTETRASPQHQLARCTLQGLAAGTFIYITFMEILPHELSSPRNRMAKVAMLLVGFAVVTAVLFIKL, encoded by the exons ATGGCTGTCGGGGTCCGAGTGTCCTCCTCCGCCCTCCTGTCTCCTGGGGTTGAAGGTCTGGTCCTGCAGGTAAACCCGGCTGATGTCCCCGCCCTGGAGATCAAATTGGGAGCACTAGTGGTCCTGCTGACCTCCTCGCTGCTGTTTGGCTTCACTCCACTGTGCATCACCCAGGGAACGGGGCGCTGCAACCTGAACCCAG ATTTACGCCACAGGCTTCTTGGCCTCATCAGCTGCTTTGCTGGAGGAGTTTTCTTGGCCACCTGCCTGTTGGACCTGCTGCCAGACTACCTGCAGGGCATCAACGAGGCCTTCAGCAGTGCAGGCATCACA CTCCAGTTCCCTCTTCCCGAGTTCATTGTGTCTATGGGCTTCTTCCTGGTCCTAGTCCTGGAACAGGTCATCCTGGCCTTCAAGGACCAGTCCTATTCACACTTGGAGGAGCGTCGGGCTCTACTGGTGGAGTCCAGCATCCAGGCCGCCAGCAGGACCGGCCGCCACCTTCACCATCACTCGCCCGAGCCGGACGGTGGCCACAACTACGTGGACTTCAGCTCCCAGTCGGCCTTGCGGGCTTTCATCCTGGTCTTCTCTCTGGCTCTGCACTCCGTGTTTGAGGGCTTGGCTATaggcctgcaggaggaggggagggacgTGCTGGAGATCTGCTTGGCACTGATGATCCACAAGAGCATCATCTCCTTCAGCCTCTCCTTTAGGCTGTGTCAGGGGCGGCTGCGACGCTCTGCGGTGGCcggctgcctgctgctgtttgctgtcatGTCTCCCCTGGGAATCAGCCTGGGCATCGGGCTCACCGAGACTAGGGCGTCCCCCCAGCACCAGCTGGCCCGCTGCACCCTGCAGGGGCTGGCAGCGGGAACCTTCATCTACATCACCTTCATGGAGATCCTGCCTCACGAGCTCAGTTCCCCCAGGAACCGAATGGCCAAGGTGGCAATGCTGCTGGTGGGCTTCGCCGTGGTGACGGCCGTGCTCTTCATCAAGCTGTAA
- the LOC114842794 gene encoding zinc transporter ZIP1-like isoform X2 — MVLIIYLFDSPAFSPYLRHRLLGLISCFAGGVFLATCLLDLLPDYLQGINEAFSSAGITLQFPLPEFIVSMGFFLVLVLEQVILAFKDQSYSHLEERRALLVESSIQAASRTGRHLHHHSPEPDGGHNYVDFSSQSALRAFILVFSLALHSVFEGLAIGLQEEGRDVLEICLALMIHKSIISFSLSFRLCQGRLRRSAVAGCLLLFAVMSPLGISLGIGLTETRASPQHQLARCTLQGLAAGTFIYITFMEILPHELSSPRNRMAKVAMLLVGFAVVTAVLFIKL; from the exons ATGGTCTTGATCATTTACCTGTTTGACTCACCAGCTTTCTCACCTT ATTTACGCCACAGGCTTCTTGGCCTCATCAGCTGCTTTGCTGGAGGAGTTTTCTTGGCCACCTGCCTGTTGGACCTGCTGCCAGACTACCTGCAGGGCATCAACGAGGCCTTCAGCAGTGCAGGCATCACA CTCCAGTTCCCTCTTCCCGAGTTCATTGTGTCTATGGGCTTCTTCCTGGTCCTAGTCCTGGAACAGGTCATCCTGGCCTTCAAGGACCAGTCCTATTCACACTTGGAGGAGCGTCGGGCTCTACTGGTGGAGTCCAGCATCCAGGCCGCCAGCAGGACCGGCCGCCACCTTCACCATCACTCGCCCGAGCCGGACGGTGGCCACAACTACGTGGACTTCAGCTCCCAGTCGGCCTTGCGGGCTTTCATCCTGGTCTTCTCTCTGGCTCTGCACTCCGTGTTTGAGGGCTTGGCTATaggcctgcaggaggaggggagggacgTGCTGGAGATCTGCTTGGCACTGATGATCCACAAGAGCATCATCTCCTTCAGCCTCTCCTTTAGGCTGTGTCAGGGGCGGCTGCGACGCTCTGCGGTGGCcggctgcctgctgctgtttgctgtcatGTCTCCCCTGGGAATCAGCCTGGGCATCGGGCTCACCGAGACTAGGGCGTCCCCCCAGCACCAGCTGGCCCGCTGCACCCTGCAGGGGCTGGCAGCGGGAACCTTCATCTACATCACCTTCATGGAGATCCTGCCTCACGAGCTCAGTTCCCCCAGGAACCGAATGGCCAAGGTGGCAATGCTGCTGGTGGGCTTCGCCGTGGTGACGGCCGTGCTCTTCATCAAGCTGTAA